ACCTTTTTGTGAATGAAATGTTTTGGTTTGACTTTGACCATTAACAGAAGCTACAAATGCTACGTACCAGTAGCACGCTAGAGTAGTTCTGTTAACGTCGAGTAGAATATCTGCCATGTCGGCATTTCCGGTCGCCAACTCTCTCCGACAGCTCACCTCCCGCCTCTCTGTCTCCCAGGACGAGAGCTCAGAGTCGGGCgagtcctcctccaccgccgccCCCACCACCGTCGACCCCGCGGTCGTGACGGAGGAACCCTTTGCCGAAACCACCGCCGAGCCCATCGTGCCGACCATCGTCACCGACACGGAGACCGCCCGCGGCGACGGCCTGGCGGGATACCCCAGCGACTACAAGTCCATGAACTACCTGGAGGAGAAATCCTACCACAAAGGCTCCGCCCCCTACAAGTCCTACGAGTACATGGGCAAGAAGATGGCGTACGACATGACGGAGGGCAACGAGGTGGAGAAGTCCCCGAAGGTCTACAAGGTACGCGCAGAACCATGGAGGAGCATCTGGaactgaaaatggttcttcagagtgatgacatagaagaaccatttctggttcctacaaagaacctttcaaaccagggttctttaaaaaaacatttcctttaatagttcctcaaagaacctatacagGTGCCTCAAACAACCGTCAAAAAATGGTTTCTTTAATGAACCATTTCTGGtaattcaaagaacctttcaaaccagggttctttaaagaaccatttccttaaaaaattcttcaaagaacctataaaggtgtctcaaagaaccttaaaaacatggttctttaaggcaccatttatgtttccacaaagaacctttcaaaccagggttctttaaggaaccatttccttaaagagttataGAAATCTAATGTGACGTTGAGCTGCAGTAGAACGCCCTTAAAGACTAACGGGCCAATCACAGAAGTGCTATACCTGTCATACCAAGATGTAAAAccaatgcacccccccccccccactcacctCCAGGCTCTTCAGATCCACAACAACATCCTGGAGGAGGACACCAGCACCCCCGAGGTGGAGATCCAGGGCCTGGACATCTCCTCTCAGGACCTCCGCCAGGCCTCCAACCCAGAGGAGGcgaagcaggtggaggaggagagcgctACCACCGGCGctccggaggaagaggaggtggaggaagaggagaagcagagcGACAGCAGCGCCAGCACCAGCCAGGAGTCAGAAGACGAGGACAGCCAGAGCAGCGAGGAGGCCACGGCCACGCCCGGCGCCGCCGACAGCGAATCAGACGAGAGCCCCGAGGCCGACTCCgatgaggaggcggcggcaCCGGACGCCACCACCGACATCCCGGTGTTCATCACGGCCAAATAGATGATACTTCCTGGAAATGGGAGTGGGAGGCGGTCTCAGAAAGAGTTGCATAATGATGACACGCCCCCTCTCTCAGGTCCACGCCCCTCTCACAGGGCCACGCCTCCATCTCCAAGGGCCACTCCCCCCTCTCCGATGGCCACACACCTCTCTGATGGCCACTCCCTCCTATCCCAGGGCCACACCCCCCTCTCCCT
The window above is part of the Pseudoliparis swirei isolate HS2019 ecotype Mariana Trench chromosome 15, NWPU_hadal_v1, whole genome shotgun sequence genome. Proteins encoded here:
- the spp1 gene encoding osteopontin isoform X2, with the translated sequence MKAAVVFVLLFATVLCRPAKKVAGSSSESSEEVMRRPAAQPLSITEAEVPVETAAASSSDESAGSDEDELAPEVLGALKSASTDTTASPPATASVSPDAQDSDDDDDDDDEDDSEESDESSESGESSSTAAPTTVDPAVVTEEPFAETTAEPIVPTIVTDTETARGDGLAGYPSDYKSMNYLEEKSYHKGSAPYKSYEYMGKKMAYDMTEGNEVEKSPKVYKALQIHNNILEEDTSTPEVEIQGLDISSQDLRQASNPEEAKQVEEESATTGAPEEEEVEEEEKQSDSSASTSQESEDEDSQSSEEATATPGAADSESDESPEADSDEEAAAPDATTDIPVFITAK
- the spp1 gene encoding osteopontin isoform X1; translated protein: MKAAVVFVLLFATVLCRPAKKVAGSSSESSEEVMRRPAAQPLSITEAEVPVETAAASSSDESAGSDEDEQLAPEVLGALKSASTDTTASPPATASVSPDAQDSDDDDDDDDEDDSEESDESSESGESSSTAAPTTVDPAVVTEEPFAETTAEPIVPTIVTDTETARGDGLAGYPSDYKSMNYLEEKSYHKGSAPYKSYEYMGKKMAYDMTEGNEVEKSPKVYKALQIHNNILEEDTSTPEVEIQGLDISSQDLRQASNPEEAKQVEEESATTGAPEEEEVEEEEKQSDSSASTSQESEDEDSQSSEEATATPGAADSESDESPEADSDEEAAAPDATTDIPVFITAK